The sequence below is a genomic window from Serinus canaria isolate serCan28SL12 chromosome 4A, serCan2020, whole genome shotgun sequence.
GTGCAGGGTCAGTCCAGCACAGCACATTGTCCCTCCATCAGAGCAGGCAGAGTAGCCCTGGACTGTAATTTCTGGCTTTGGTCTATCTTCTGCAATAATTTCAGTAATTAGAGCTCCTGGGAGGGTTTCTGTGCCTGCTTGGGAGGGAGCTGGCACGGTGCATGTCCTTGTTATTACaggcagcatccctgctgccacagtGCATCCAGCCTGCCCTCTAATACAGCCTCTAATTGCCTGGTGCTGGGAAATGTCTGCTGGCCACGGCCGGAGtcactgctgccatccctgagcGGTGACTAACGCGGGACAGGGgcctgagggcaggagggacagcacGGCCCTGACACCTCTGTCCTACAGATAAAGACAAGCTTTGAGAGTAACCTGGACCTGGCCTTGAAGGACTACAACGTGACTGCAGATCCTCACAGCGAGGCCGTGGACACCATCCAGAGAACGGTGAGAGCCCCAGGTGGGCATGGCCGAGAGCCCCAGGTGGGCATGGCCGAGAGCCCCAGGTGGGAAAGGGtgagagccctgggctggcagcaggtgggaatgctgccctggcccagggtgtcCCCTGTGACCTCTGTGGCACCAGCATCCCTGTTTTGGAATTTGGCAGATGCTGGGTGAGATGGGGAGAGCCATGGCAGTGGTGGTGGGAGCAGGGGTCAGTTCCCTGTGTGACCAGGCTCCCCAAATGTGCTTccactccagctgcactgctgtggaGTGCAGAACTATTCTGACTGGGAGAGGACTGAGTACTTCAGCCAGAGGGGCATCCCCCGCAGCTGCTGCAAGAACCAGAACGACTGCTCGGAGGAAGATCTGAAAGACCCAAACAAGGCCCAGCTGAAAGTGTTTGTGAACGTAAGTTAAGCTCAGAAAAATCTGCCTGCTGGTCCTGGAGatgggaagggcagagatgGGTGTGTGGAGTAGGGCTCGTctgtccctggcaggctggAAAGGAGAACTGCTCTATCAATGCTGATGTTCAGTGGCCCAGGGACTCCCCTGGAGTGGGTAAGGGTATGGAATCCTCCCTTCTGTCTGAGGTTCCCTCACTCCTTCCTTCGAGATCAGGGCCCAGCCAGACCCAAGCACTGGCCTTTGGGGATGTGTGTTTTGAAGAGCAGGTGAGTAAGGAAGCAGCTTCCCAATAAAGTTTGTTTCGGCAGTGGTGACATCTCCCTTGGGTGCAAAGTCCTGGCCCGGTGGTGAGGGCGTGTGACCTCATCCACAGGGATGGTTGGGTGATGCAAGGGCTCCTCTGATGAGTCACCTGgctcaggctgggagcagcccaagggcagAGCTCCCCTTGATAATGCATCTGGGCTGGGAGACTGGAAATGGCTTTGCTGAGGCCTGGCAGGAGGGGTCAGCCAGGGcccccctgctgccagcacaggagcatcttcccctggagctgtgggtgctctggggaggagctggTCTGTGCTCCTGGGGGTGGAAAGCCCTGGATCCACGTGCTTGCTTTGCTTCCTCTGCAGGGTTGTTTTTTCCTGGTAACGTCAACAATGGAGTCCAAGATGAGCGTTGTGGCCGGGATCTCCTTTGGCATCGCCTGTTTCCAGGTGAGCCTCCCTTGTCTGGCTCGGGAGGAGGGCAGAGTGAAGCCAGCACGTCTCCAGAGGGGTTTAATTTCAGTGCAAAGTCTGGTGTGTACAAAAGGTTGGTTTCAGTCAGGGAGGAGCAGCTACTCTGTGAATTCCTCTTGGATTCAGCCTGACTGCTGTGCAGGCTCCAGTCTCTTACACCCAGGGCTgaagccccagctctgtttccttGAGCCCAGGTTTATTTGGGAAGATCCCCTCCCTGAAACAACAGactccaagaaaaaaacaacagagatGGACAaactctctgctcctgctgttggcAGGGATCAGATCTGAGCCCTTCCTTTTCCTACCCACCTACACTGTTATCAGGGGGTGTTTGGCATCGCTCCTGCGTGGTGAGGTCACCGTGAATGCCAGTGTGGCACCACTTGTGCTGGTGGCTGACCACCCTACCCTGCCCTATGTCCTCTCCTGCAATGTCTCCTTCACTTTGCCATGCAGGgcactccctgcagcagcagcagcagcagcagcagcagcagcagcagcagcagagtgctggccagccccagctccagagctttTTCCCGGCAGGAAGCAGGATGCCCCCGCCCCCAGGGCGGCTGACGCCACGCTGGGCTTTCCCGAGGTGCTGAGGGCTTTCCGATGGCTGCAGGATGTGCAGCTGGCccccctccagctgcactgggcaggcttgctgggctctggggctgagcagccagccctgacTTCGGAGTGGCTCAGATCCTGCCTCCCCTTGGCCCGGCAGCCAGCGGCCGTGGTGTGAGtgtctgggtgctgctggccaggactgcaggctggggagccGGATCCTGCTGAGATACTCAGCTGTGTGAGCTTGTCCCCGTGTGTTTTCTGTACCAGATGGACTGAACTGGGGAGAGGTGGGAGCCTGCAGCTCGTGGTACTGAGTGCTTCGGGAGAGCCcgagagccagagctgctctgctgtgcctgctgctcatcccactcctctccagctgggctgggctggctctgggctcaCTGAGATGTGCCTGATACATGAGTGGTGAACTGCACACACACTCCAAGCTGCAGCATTATCTCAGCTGATGGCAGGATTGGGAATTGTAACCAGTTCCTGGCTTTTATTGCCCCTTTGACAAGCTTGGCTGGGTCACGCCTCTGACAGGGGCCCATTGTGCTGATGTGCCTCTAACTTGGCTTGTGGAGGTCAGAGTCATGCAGGACCTGGCCCTGGAGTCTGCACAGGTGCtgggaggctgtgctgtgacaacAGAGCACGTGTGGTAGCAGTACCTTCCTGatgtgagagcagcagccttgCTTCCCCAGTGTccttgcagcagggagaggtgcTGCCATCTCTGGGGACTGTGTAGTTGGCTGTGACGTTCCTGGTGCCTGTGTAATCTCTGCAATTACCATAAAACAGTCGATGCTTCACAAAGCAACTTGTAACAGGATGGGACCTGGAGGATCTCTTGTGAGGAGCTTGTGTAGTTGGTGCTGCCAGCATCCTGTGCTTCAGCCACTTTGGGTGGTTCTGAAGCAGGGTGCAGCCCTTGTTGTGGTTTGTAAAGCCCACTGTCCATCCTTGGATTTCATAAAACCCTGGATCAATTTGTCAGGTTTTCTCCTGAAAGCACCTCTCCCTGGTTTTGGCTGCCTCTGAcgtgtggggtttgttttttctctttttcagttgaTTGGCAtcatcctctcctgctgcctgtcccgGTACATCACCAACAATCAGTATGAGATGGTGTAGCTGGCCCCCAGCACTCTGCCTGTGGCTGGGTATGTCTGTAAGCCTGggggctgcctctgcccacctggctgctgctggtcaCCCATGGGGTGGGGGTACCACATGGAGGGGGTTTAGGGTTAGAGGGCACCTGCAAGACCAGGTCTGCCGTGTCATTTCACCCCGTGTCATTTCAGCCTGTGTATAAATCCCTATAAATCCATCCTGTCTGCTGACACTCTGCTGTGTGCATtgcagggaatggctggggagGATGCTTCCACATCAGGTTTTCCTCTGGATGCCACATCCTGAAATCTTGCTTTGAACTGACTGATCTTCTCAACTAGCTCATAGGAAGGAGTGCAGCAGCTGTCCTGGTGCACTCAGGGCCTTGTCCTGACACTACtctgctgtgccactgcctgGGATAATAATTgctgggctgtggtggctgcagcccccagctcctgccccaagTGCCACACTGTGCTGgttcagcacagctcccaggtgTCCCAGTGCTCATCTTCAGTGCCTCCACTGGGAAAGAGATGCTTCCCCTTGCCTCGGGCAGCCCCTTGACATCCCCTCACTCTCCAGACACAGCTCTTGAGACAGGGCTGTTCAAACACAGTCCTGCCTGCCTGAAGCCTTGGCTCAGCAAGGTTGTTGCCAAGCtgtctcctccctcccctgggtTTTATATACTTTTTTATAGTTGTACTTCCTTAAGGACGGGCTGTAGTGGTTCTCTGTAAGCTGTAGTGAGGTTTGGTGATGTAGCTCCTGGTGCCTTTACCTTGGTAGGTGTCCTTGCACCGATTCAGCTGTGACTTGATTGTCAGTATTATATGCTGCTTCAACTCATTTTATGTATTGAGTAGAATTCTTTTTGTCCTCAGACACAATAAATATTAAGATATTTTACTCTATGAAACCTCCTTGACTTTTCTTTCCGTGTCCTGGAAATTCCTCTGCTTGAAGAGCAGCAAGTCCCCTGGGGGCTGATCTGCTCACTCTGGGCCAGCCAGGAACCTCTGGCCATTGCAGTTTGCATTCCTCCAACGTGCACTGGTGCACTTCTGCTTGCAAATAATTCTGTAATTGAATTTTCTTCATAACAGTGGTTGTGTaacagtgctggagcagagggcctggagcaccccagcccaggagcagggtgggtAACTTCAGCCCAGTGTGAGCCATCCTTggcctgctggcagctggcttggagcagagggcagggcagtgccaggccccagctgctccccagggcaaGAAATGTGGATTTAAGCTTTTAAATTCATTTGTGAGTGCTCGTTTTTGGGCTGTTTTGTCAGCAAGCCTCTGCCTTTGTGagcctggtgctgcagtgaAGCACTCCTCTGCCAAgcttgggggatttttgggtcTCAGGCACTGAACTCAGACGAGCTGTGTCTGGCTGCATGTGGGGCTGCCTGTCCTGTTCCTAGGGAGGAGGCAGGTGTAACCAGGGCACTGAAGCCACCACCAGCAGTGGTGGCCCTTTGTCAGTGTCACCCCTCTGGCCAAAGCTGCCTGGGTGCTGGgtgagctgccccagcccaacAATGGCCTGGCAGgggccagcctggcaggggccaGGGGGGAAACACCCCAAACCCTTGTTAGCATTGAGCCCAGGGGAGTAAATCAGGCTGTTgtcagctcctggctggctgaGAGCCTCCTGGCTCGGGGTGGGGAGGCAGAATgtgtcagagctgggagctgggctggagactGGCTGAGGGCAGTGATGaatgcatggatggatggatggaggcagggcagggacacacgAGAAGCAGGAATGGATCTGGATAAACCCATTGTCATCTTAAATCCTGCACAGAGGGAAggaccctgccctgctctgtgcccctgcaggCACATTCCTTCCTGGGGCACCCAGTGGAGGTGATGCCAGGTGGATGGGGATGGttctggcacaggctggcacagggagcctggaggtttttccaagcagctgcaggaaaaccagCATGGGTTGTGGAGGCTTGTGCAAGCCTGCTCAtccccacaggcagcagaagcaCTGCAGCCATCAGAGGGTGTGGATCTCACCTGGTTAAATAGCACTGATGTAGACAACTCATTGAATTTTGAGAGATGTTCTGGACATCCTGGCAAAGGCATTGGGTGCACCCTGGTCACTGCCTGggcactgagcagggacagaagtgttgctgcctggccccagggctctggttgcttgcagcagctctggctgggtgTATTTCACACATCCCCCCGCTGTGTTTGCACCTCCCCTCCCAGTGGGATAAATGTCTCAGGGCCTCGTCAGAAAGGCTTGGTGTCCCCAAGGCTGGCTGGTGTCCCTTGGAGTGCCATGTGGGCAGCTCCCAGTGTTTTCACCACTTTGTCagtgcagctgtgagcagggaggaagggagctGCCCTTGGAACGTGCTCACATCCCCATGGGAGCTGCGGGGAGGTGAGGGGgtctggcagccctggggatgccACACCTGGCACCTGTCTGtgttccctgctctgtctgtACGTTCCAGCCATGGCAGTGTGCTCCCCTGGTGACACCTGCAGGATGTCAgagctcctcagcagcagctggctccCTGGGATGAAATCTGGGACCTGGTTTTGGCACGAGCCCAAGGTCAGGGGCAGAAATGTGGCCAGGGGTGCACGGGGTTTTGCTGTAAGCcttcagctctgtgccaggcactgtcctgctcagggcaggtgcTCAGGACTTacttccctcctgcagctcaggcttCCCCCGTTTGTtggtgacagggctggggacagctggtgGCACCTGGGGTCCTCCCCAGGAGTGGACTCCCTGTGACTTTGGCCACTCAGTTCCTCAGGGATCTCCTTgtgccagctccctgtgcccgtGCTGCAACAGCTCCGGAGGGGGCTGGTGGCACCCTGAGCTGTCAGCAGCTGAACCAAAccctcagggatggggactcctccatccctctgggcagccccttccaatgcttcaccaccctttccatgaagaaattcctcctgatgtccaacctggccttggacacttccagggattcaggggcagccacagcttctctgggcaaactgtgccagggcctcagcaccttcacagggaacaatttcctcctaatatttaattttatgtgaTGCCAAAGGTGAAATTTTGCAGGAACACTCTTGATCCATGAGCAGGACCATTCCTTTGGGATCCATGATCCAGAGGAGACAGAAGGCCAGAGGGATGGGCATGCCAAGAAGTCTTCTTGCAGGAATGATGCCTAAATATACgcatttgtgggttttttttttcttgtaaaccCCCTTTCAGAGAATTCTCTAGAGGAGAATTCTCTAGAGCTCAAATGCCCTCatcaaaaaatccaaacctcacttgttttcccagtttttccaaaataatttcaactagaaaatgaaaactacCCACTAGGAAAGTACTGTGTAAAACAAAAAGGCCAAAGGGAAGTGAAATCAAAAGAGAGATGAAATTTATGCACTCAGGCTTTATATTTTGGGGAAGCCCTTGATGGTGAGGGGCAGGGATGAGGATCTTGCTGGGAGGGGTGACTCAAATTCAGCTGCTGATATCGAATCCTGGAACTCAGCACAACATTTACATGGATCATTACCCACCTCAGAAATAACTGTGGGATACAAAATTAGGGGATTTTGCAGAAGTAAACATGAACCAGGAGGtgaataagaagaaaaagaggctATGGCTTCCCAAATACCCTTCTTTTGTCCCCATTCATGCCTCAGCTTCCCCACAAAGTgccctttcttctccctctcctccctcccagtAACATCACCTGGTTTGGAGCATCAATTCTTatgacagaagaaaagctgcattGTTCAATATCTTCCTCCTCTGAGTTATGCCAGTGGCACCTATTCTGACAGAGTCTTCATAGTTCCTCATATCTGACTAATTAGAGATGATGAAAGCCAcgattcattaaaaaaacacagataATCATCTGAGCAAATCCAACCTCCAACTTCAAATGGGGCTGAATTTTCTTAAATACCTGTCAAACCTCAAACAAATGATTTAATCTCAAGGCTCCATCTTGTGGCAAAGTAAAGCAAAGTCACTGATtgagaaattaatatttgctCTTCCTTAATACTTGTTTTCCATTAATATTTGTTCTTCCTTGATTTTCCCTGCTTCTTCTTTAATAATCTCGTGGATGTTTGCTCGTGTCCAGGGAAAGTTTAATTTAATACCCTTGAAAACCTAGGGCAGTACTCAGAGCTGTGGTAATTCTGAAATACCCTGAGATTCCTGAATTTCTGATGTCCATGTCCAATATAATCATGCTTGGGtgtatttgtattaaaaaattctTGTAAAACTGTAGGATCTGGCATTAATTTTTGGCTGGAATCTCTCATGGAGCTTCTTTAACTCCTTCATTTTGAATTGTACCAattcaaagcagagaaaaggttTTATGATTACCAGGAAGGATTTTTCATCAGTTAGAAATTCTGATTAAAAAGATAGTTTACAGGGAGCAAGGGGGTTACCTGGTGTTTGATCAGGTAAttaaaaatcatagaatcagtAAGGTTGGgaaagatctccaagatcatcaagtccagccttcACTAAACCCCACCACTAAACCCCACCTCCAAGGGCCACATCTGCTTgatttttgaacacttccagggtggAGACTCCAccgcctccctgggcagcccttccagtgcctgaccactcTTCCAGGGATTAAATTCTTCCTGAtctccaacctgaacctcccctggtgcagcttgaggccgttccctctgctgtccctgttcccggggagcagagctggctgtcccctcctgtcaggagctgtgcagagccacaaggtcccccctgagcctccttttctccaggctgagccctttcccagctccctcagcctttcctggagctccagctccttccccatcTCCATTCCCTCCTCTGaatgtgctccagcccctgaaTCCCTCAGTCCCCAAAGCTGTGTCCCTGGCcctggaggggacaggcagcatGGCCTGGCCAGCTAAAGCCCGGGGGGGCTGGCCAGgaaggggagcagctgctccttatctcccttcctgcagctcccccagcaccgctgctttttctgtattttttttttcttttgctaataATAAAGCTGGTTTTTAGCAAGCTGGAGCTGTCAGGCTTCCAGGAGggtgtcctgggcagcagagatAGCACCCATGggtgctccctgcctgctcttccacctcctcctgccacagatctccaggagctctgggcacagggagcagctcctgggctgggctgttccAGCTGGTGATTTTATCCTGCTTTTAAACTACTTTTAGTTTTCTCCTGGTACATTTTTGACAAGGGCAAAGAATGACAGGACAGGGGCGATGGCTTCACCCTGACAAGGTTCAGGGtcaggtgggatattgggaaggaatccttccctgggagggtggcgAGGGCCTGGCacaaggtgcccagagaagatgtggctgcccctggaagtgaccaaggccaggttggatgggacttggagcaacctgggacagtggaaagtgtggaatgagatgatctttgaggttccttccaacccaaacccttccatgaCTCTATGAAAATGATTATTTCTCCTTATTGTCAGGGAACAAGGCATCACCTCCCAAGTAATTTCCTGGGTCCCCAGGTTGGATATCTCACTGATAACAGCTCCCAGGCTGCTTATCAGCAGGGCACCACCATTCCTGCCTTCTGGGCCCACCTGAACTGGTGTCTGTGAGAACTTCTGCCTTTGCTGAACACATGGAGAACAATTGCCATTAGAGGGGGGATAACTGGAGTGATCCAGGAGCATTTAACAATTGGAATATCATTCTGCTctgtggctttttattttttcctgttccagcTACAATGTCATTCACTAATGAGTGCAGCATGGGCTGGGATTAGGtttaaagcagta
It includes:
- the TSPAN6 gene encoding tetraspanin-6 — protein: MASPSRRLQTKPVITCLKSVLLTYTFVFWVSGIVLLAVGIWGRVSLAVYFSLLDEKATNVPFVLVGAGTVVVLLGTFGCFATCRGSTWMLKLYAMLLSLIFLIVLVAAIVGFVFRHEIKTSFESNLDLALKDYNVTADPHSEAVDTIQRTLHCCGVQNYSDWERTEYFSQRGIPRSCCKNQNDCSEEDLKDPNKAQLKVFVNGCFFLVTSTMESKMSVVAGISFGIACFQLIGIILSCCLSRYITNNQYEMV